One Phycisphaera mikurensis NBRC 102666 DNA window includes the following coding sequences:
- a CDS encoding 3-ketoacyl-ACP reductase, which produces MPTPTPSPTPRTALITGGTRGIGRGIADALAAKGFGLAITGRRPRTDVENVLEELRSAGAASVSYHASDVADLAAHEPLVARVVEAHGRLDCLVNNAGIAPDVRADILDAGGDSFDRLIDVNLKGPYFLTQAAAKRMIRQAEGDDAFEGVIVNVGSISATVASVNRGDYCISKAGVAMSTALWAARLGEHRIGVFEVRPGVTATDMTAGVKDKYDKLFADGLTAVKRWGDPADTGTVVAAMCAGGWLYATGSTVMVDGGLTIPRL; this is translated from the coding sequence ATGCCCACCCCCACCCCCTCCCCCACCCCCCGCACCGCCCTCATCACCGGCGGCACCCGCGGCATCGGCCGCGGCATCGCCGACGCGCTCGCCGCCAAGGGCTTCGGCCTGGCCATCACCGGGCGGCGGCCGCGGACCGACGTCGAGAACGTGCTCGAGGAGCTTCGGTCCGCGGGCGCGGCGAGCGTCAGCTACCACGCCAGCGACGTGGCCGACCTCGCCGCACACGAGCCGCTGGTCGCCCGCGTCGTGGAGGCGCACGGCCGCCTCGACTGCCTCGTCAACAACGCCGGGATCGCGCCCGACGTCCGCGCCGACATCCTCGACGCCGGCGGCGACAGCTTCGACCGGCTCATCGACGTCAACCTCAAGGGCCCCTACTTCCTCACGCAGGCCGCCGCGAAGCGGATGATCCGCCAGGCGGAGGGGGACGACGCGTTCGAGGGCGTCATCGTCAACGTCGGGTCCATCTCCGCCACCGTCGCCAGCGTGAACCGCGGCGACTACTGCATCTCCAAGGCCGGCGTCGCGATGTCCACCGCCCTCTGGGCCGCGCGTCTCGGCGAGCACCGCATCGGCGTCTTCGAGGTCCGCCCCGGCGTCACCGCCACCGACATGACCGCCGGCGTCAAAGACAAGTACGACAAGCTCTTCGCCGACGGCCTCACCGCCGTCAAGCGATGGGGCGACCCCGCCGACACCGGCACCGTCGTCGCCGCGATGTGCGCGGGCGGCTGGCTGTACGCCACCGGCAGCACCGTCATGGTCGACGGCGGCCTGACGATCCCGCGCCTGTGA
- a CDS encoding glycoside hydrolase family 88 protein, with protein MIDADQSLQPADLLDALTRHWEASATAIRKIDDSCPPGSASPVFTVGGAYRAQGWTEWTQGFQHGAAFLQFDATGEASFLELGRKRTLEVMAPHLTHTGVHDHGFNNVSTYGNLWRLGNEGKIDLPEHERNYAELALKVTGAVQASRWKQTADGTGYVYSFNGPQSLFIDTIRTMRALSLAHLLGHRLSHEGDAVANLLDRSIEHAINTARHVIWYGGDDDGELRDAYDVRGRTAHEALFNTNNGAFRAPSTQQGYSPFSTWTRGQAWAMVGFPEQLEFLDACVTDEELEVHGGRHEVERIYAEAAEAVCDHYLENTPTDGIPYWDTGAPGLAKMGDWGSRPADPFNDHEPVDSSAAAIGAQGLLRMADWLDAEDAVRDENGNAERYRAAGLTITRTLLGDAYLSTDPDHEGLLLHSVYHRPNGWDHVPAGRKVPCGEACMWGDYHLRELAVVVGRMAEADSVPHRFFGPV; from the coding sequence ATGATCGACGCCGACCAGAGCCTGCAGCCCGCCGACCTCCTCGACGCGCTCACGCGGCACTGGGAGGCCTCCGCCACCGCGATCCGGAAGATCGACGACTCCTGCCCGCCCGGCTCGGCCTCGCCGGTCTTCACCGTCGGGGGCGCGTACCGGGCCCAGGGCTGGACCGAGTGGACGCAGGGCTTCCAGCACGGCGCCGCCTTCCTGCAGTTCGACGCGACCGGCGAAGCCTCCTTCCTGGAGCTCGGCCGCAAGCGGACCCTGGAGGTGATGGCCCCGCACCTCACGCACACCGGGGTGCACGACCACGGCTTCAACAACGTGAGCACCTACGGAAACCTCTGGCGGCTGGGCAACGAGGGGAAGATCGACCTCCCGGAGCACGAGCGCAACTACGCCGAGCTGGCGCTGAAGGTGACCGGCGCCGTGCAGGCCAGCCGATGGAAGCAGACCGCCGACGGCACCGGCTACGTCTACAGCTTCAACGGCCCGCAGTCGCTGTTCATCGACACGATCCGCACGATGCGGGCGCTGTCGCTCGCGCACCTGCTCGGCCACAGGCTCAGCCACGAGGGCGACGCCGTGGCGAACCTGCTCGACCGCTCGATCGAGCACGCGATCAACACCGCCCGGCACGTCATCTGGTACGGCGGCGACGACGACGGCGAGCTCCGCGACGCCTACGACGTCCGCGGCCGGACCGCCCACGAGGCGCTCTTCAACACGAACAACGGCGCCTTCCGCGCGCCCTCGACCCAGCAGGGCTACTCGCCCTTCAGCACGTGGACCCGCGGGCAGGCCTGGGCGATGGTCGGCTTCCCCGAGCAGCTGGAGTTCCTCGACGCCTGCGTGACGGACGAGGAGCTGGAGGTGCACGGCGGCCGCCACGAGGTCGAGCGGATCTACGCCGAGGCCGCCGAGGCCGTCTGCGACCACTACCTCGAGAACACGCCCACCGACGGCATCCCCTACTGGGACACCGGCGCCCCGGGGCTCGCGAAGATGGGTGATTGGGGCTCGCGCCCCGCCGACCCCTTCAACGATCACGAGCCGGTGGATTCCTCCGCCGCCGCGATCGGTGCGCAGGGCCTGCTGCGGATGGCGGATTGGCTCGACGCCGAGGACGCCGTCCGCGACGAGAACGGCAACGCCGAGCGCTACCGCGCCGCCGGGCTCACGATCACGAGAACCCTGCTCGGCGACGCCTACCTCTCCACCGACCCCGACCACGAGGGCCTGCTGCTCCACAGCGTCTACCACCGCCCCAACGGCTGGGACCACGTGCCCGCCGGCCGGAAGGTGCCCTGCGGCGAGGCCTGCATGTGGGGCGACTACCACCTGCGGGAGCTGGCGGTCGTGGTGGGGCGGATGGCGGAAGCGGATTCGGTTCCGCACCGCTTCTTCGGGCCGGTTTGA
- a CDS encoding PEP-CTERM sorting domain-containing protein encodes MPRSAAAAALALLLAVPAAHAQPGFAFGPAAAATADGPATSRDLLGNPGSGGNRYQQVYDASLFAAGPQSISEIQFRAANPANAFRPDGVSTTAVTVTLSTTGVSSSPGATAAGAFSASFADNVGADAAVVYDGPLTLIRGGSNPAGEPQPFAYGFTLQNAFAYNPALGNLLLDVRVPVGATVSAVNLNGSFGAYEDFDAFTASGDGTASARGTGNNAIGAAGNTGLATRFTAVVVPEPATATLAGVGLGLLALRRRRA; translated from the coding sequence TTGCCCCGCTCCGCCGCCGCCGCCGCCCTCGCCCTGCTGCTCGCCGTCCCCGCCGCCCACGCGCAGCCGGGCTTCGCCTTCGGCCCGGCCGCCGCGGCCACCGCCGACGGGCCCGCCACCTCCCGGGACCTGCTGGGCAACCCCGGCTCCGGCGGCAACCGCTACCAGCAGGTGTACGACGCCAGCCTCTTCGCCGCGGGCCCGCAGTCGATCTCCGAGATCCAGTTCCGGGCGGCCAACCCCGCCAACGCCTTCCGGCCCGACGGCGTCTCCACCACCGCCGTGACGGTGACGCTCTCGACCACCGGCGTCTCGTCCAGCCCGGGGGCCACCGCCGCGGGCGCCTTCAGCGCCAGCTTCGCCGACAACGTCGGCGCCGACGCCGCCGTGGTCTACGACGGCCCGCTGACGCTGATCCGCGGGGGCTCGAACCCCGCGGGCGAGCCGCAGCCCTTCGCGTACGGCTTCACCCTTCAGAACGCGTTTGCGTACAACCCGGCGCTGGGCAACCTGCTGCTGGACGTGCGCGTTCCGGTGGGCGCCACCGTCTCGGCGGTGAACCTCAATGGCAGCTTCGGCGCTTACGAGGACTTCGACGCGTTCACCGCCTCCGGCGACGGGACCGCCAGCGCCCGGGGCACCGGGAACAACGCCATCGGCGCCGCCGGCAACACCGGCCTGGCCACCCGCTTCACGGCGGTGGTCGTGCCCGAGCCCGCCACCGCCACGCTCGCCGGCGTCGGCCTGGGCCTGCTGGCCCTGCGTCGCCGCCGGGCGTGA
- a CDS encoding Gfo/Idh/MocA family protein — protein METRHLGIVMNGVTGRMGKNQHLIRSIGAIIAEGGIKVSPELRLMPEPLLTGRNPNKLDDLVKELRPIVGYDLPTTTDVAGAIAGKHPGEHGAQEVFFDASGTLQRAGFLEQAAASDTIRAIYCEKPTAVETKEAVRLAKLVEDAGKKNGVVQDKLWLPGLRKLAMLRDLGFFGEILSVKGDFGYWVFSGMDLDQPSQRPSWNYRKEDGGGMMIDMFCHWQYVISNLFGPVKSLVAHGRTDIPERMAENGKPFKADADDSAYAIFELESGIVAQFNSSWCTRVRRDDLLTIQVDGTKGSAVAGLREVKIQPAAATPKPVWNPDITQPIDFLDGWTDVPNNIPYDNAFKIQWEQFLRHVALDEPFRYSLMEGAKGVQLAELGMQSWKDRAWKDVPELS, from the coding sequence ATGGAAACCCGCCACCTCGGCATCGTGATGAACGGCGTCACCGGACGCATGGGCAAGAACCAGCACCTGATCCGCTCGATCGGGGCGATCATCGCCGAGGGCGGGATCAAGGTCTCGCCGGAGCTGCGGCTGATGCCCGAGCCGCTGCTGACGGGGCGGAACCCGAACAAGCTCGACGACCTGGTGAAGGAGCTGCGGCCGATCGTCGGGTACGACCTGCCGACCACCACCGACGTGGCGGGGGCGATCGCCGGGAAGCACCCCGGCGAGCACGGTGCGCAGGAGGTCTTCTTCGACGCCTCGGGCACCCTCCAGCGGGCCGGCTTCCTCGAGCAGGCAGCCGCCAGCGACACGATCCGGGCGATCTACTGCGAGAAGCCCACGGCGGTGGAGACGAAGGAAGCGGTCCGCCTCGCGAAGCTCGTCGAGGACGCCGGAAAGAAGAACGGCGTCGTGCAGGACAAGCTCTGGCTGCCGGGTCTCCGCAAGCTGGCGATGCTCCGCGACCTGGGCTTCTTCGGCGAGATCTTGAGCGTGAAGGGCGACTTCGGCTACTGGGTCTTCAGCGGGATGGACCTGGACCAGCCCAGCCAGCGCCCGAGCTGGAACTACCGCAAGGAAGACGGCGGCGGGATGATGATCGACATGTTCTGCCACTGGCAGTACGTCATCAGCAACCTCTTCGGCCCGGTGAAGTCGCTGGTCGCTCACGGGCGGACCGACATCCCCGAGCGGATGGCCGAGAACGGGAAACCATTCAAGGCCGACGCCGACGACTCCGCCTACGCGATCTTCGAGCTCGAGAGCGGGATCGTCGCCCAGTTCAACAGCAGCTGGTGCACGCGGGTCCGCCGCGACGACCTGCTGACGATCCAGGTCGACGGCACCAAGGGCTCGGCCGTCGCCGGCCTCCGGGAGGTGAAGATCCAGCCCGCGGCCGCGACGCCCAAGCCGGTGTGGAACCCCGACATCACCCAGCCCATCGACTTCCTCGACGGCTGGACGGACGTGCCCAACAACATCCCCTACGACAACGCCTTCAAGATCCAGTGGGAGCAGTTCCTGCGGCACGTCGCCCTCGACGAGCCCTTCCGCTACTCGCTGATGGAGGGCGCCAAGGGCGTGCAGCTGGCGGAGCTGGGGATGCAGAGCTGGAAGGACCGGGCTTGGAAGGACGTGCCCGAGCTCTCGTAG
- a CDS encoding creatininase family protein, giving the protein MQWQHLRSDQIDATDRETVVVVPTAAIEQHSLHLPVSTDTTIVTEVCRRLDAACGDGLLVTPTLWLGCSRHHRNYPGTLTTALDHFGHALFDTVDSVLHAGFRNVLILNGHGGNGAMLSVTAEKLKYAWPDRRVAAASYWDVAGHRMAEVRESGPGGMGHAGEMETAVMLAIDPDRVDMSRAAADGIQTASPLGHIDMLGLGSGPGSVTRVRTFEEMTDHGGFGDPTTATAEKGERFLAVIVESLEAAVEDLAAGRL; this is encoded by the coding sequence ATGCAGTGGCAACACCTCCGCAGCGACCAGATCGACGCGACCGACCGCGAAACCGTGGTCGTCGTGCCCACCGCCGCCATCGAGCAGCACAGCCTGCACCTGCCGGTCAGCACCGACACGACGATCGTCACCGAGGTTTGCCGCCGGCTCGACGCCGCCTGCGGCGACGGGCTCCTGGTCACGCCGACGCTGTGGCTGGGCTGCTCGCGTCACCACCGCAACTACCCCGGCACGCTGACCACGGCGCTCGACCACTTCGGCCACGCGCTCTTCGACACGGTGGACTCCGTCCTGCACGCGGGCTTCCGCAACGTCCTCATCCTCAACGGCCACGGCGGGAACGGGGCCATGCTCTCGGTCACGGCCGAGAAGCTCAAGTACGCCTGGCCGGACCGCCGCGTCGCCGCCGCGTCCTACTGGGACGTCGCCGGCCACCGCATGGCGGAGGTGCGTGAGAGCGGGCCCGGCGGCATGGGCCACGCCGGGGAGATGGAGACCGCGGTGATGCTCGCGATCGACCCCGACCGCGTCGACATGAGCCGGGCCGCGGCCGACGGCATCCAGACGGCGTCGCCGCTGGGCCACATCGACATGCTCGGCCTCGGCTCGGGGCCCGGCTCGGTGACGCGGGTGCGGACCTTCGAGGAGATGACGGACCACGGCGGCTTCGGCGACCCGACCACCGCCACCGCCGAGAAGGGCGAACGCTTCCTGGCCGTGATCGTCGAGAGCCTCGAGGCCGCCGTCGAGGACCTCGCGGCGGGCCGGCTCTGA
- a CDS encoding helix-turn-helix domain-containing protein, which yields MAPDAEPDISKRDDPAVSAVLAAVARLAEGRGRVDTAYQHNPTARFTIAPHAHADLLQLDLIDGCAGRCHTGGAWRGIAGLTALLSRPGETHGYDLHPTPGAAAVHHVKLRIDDTAGWPLFDGGHLRPCAPRIDAARDLLTPFRRLTRGGGAPPDAAEEVALLAEILALWPRLGAPHAAAPRDRGEANLEALDPRLTPALRLLHAPPLPMAPPPSLSELANACHLSTRHFSRRFAERIGCTPHAYADARRLAAARDLLRDPALRVFEVGDKLGFSGPAAFTRWFSESAGMPPKRFREDPGSL from the coding sequence ATGGCTCCGGACGCCGAACCCGACATCTCGAAGCGAGACGACCCGGCCGTGTCCGCGGTGCTCGCGGCGGTGGCCCGGCTGGCCGAGGGCCGCGGCCGCGTGGACACCGCCTACCAGCACAACCCCACCGCCCGCTTCACCATCGCCCCGCACGCCCACGCTGACCTGCTGCAGCTCGACCTGATCGACGGCTGCGCCGGCAGGTGCCACACCGGCGGGGCCTGGCGCGGGATCGCCGGGCTGACCGCTCTGCTCAGCCGACCCGGCGAGACGCACGGCTACGACCTGCATCCGACGCCCGGCGCCGCGGCGGTCCACCACGTGAAGCTGCGGATCGACGACACCGCCGGTTGGCCGCTGTTCGACGGCGGCCACCTGCGGCCGTGCGCTCCGCGGATCGACGCGGCCCGCGACCTGCTCACGCCGTTCCGCCGCCTCACCCGCGGCGGCGGCGCCCCGCCCGACGCCGCCGAGGAGGTCGCCCTCCTCGCCGAGATCCTCGCGCTGTGGCCCCGCCTCGGCGCTCCCCACGCCGCCGCCCCCCGCGACCGCGGCGAGGCGAACCTCGAGGCGCTGGACCCGAGGCTGACGCCCGCTCTCCGCCTGCTCCACGCCCCCCCGCTGCCGATGGCCCCGCCCCCCTCGCTGAGCGAGCTCGCGAACGCGTGCCACCTGAGCACCCGCCACTTCTCCCGCCGCTTCGCCGAGCGGATCGGCTGCACCCCTCACGCCTACGCCGACGCCCGCCGCCTCGCCGCCGCCAGAGACCTCCTCCGCGACCCCGCCCTCCGCGTCTTCGAGGTCGGCGACAAACTCGGCTTCAGCGGGCCAGCCGCGTTCACGCGGTGGTTCAGCGAGAGCGCGGGGATGCCACCGAAGCGGTTCCGGGAGGATCCGGGGTCGCTGTGA
- a CDS encoding nitrite/sulfite reductase, whose product MARVKEPQPLIPTPQDQLSADEHFKIESAGMVGVLPERYRDHETMDLEKEAEFLSKSHGLYLEYNRAKTGVEKDWMYMVRVTVPGGGAFDARQWAILDSVADKYCDHNPYGGNSLRLTTRQNIQYHWLRKPQVMSLVQDIAKSGFYTLNGCGDNVRNVMGCPLSKFGTIPGANAFELSHRYGDYFRLPAASHIQVFAVDPNDIKDPEVQYDYGKQLLNRKFKIAFSTVHRDPRTGVVTADNCTEIRTNEVGVAPVVEGTGSDARVVGYQVYVGGGQGEKKGKPTFAAHGKALGVFTPDQLMPGLKAIVDVHKQWGDRKNRVWARLKYVVWKQGIAWYREQVKAEGVSFDPPDESLHPGERMLHHGWNEQESNGLWAYGAYVECGRLADGAYIDKAKLGDAREAAPHLAPSNSPDAEPTDAADGTLHAGSGSARLKSMVPAVLDAFPGTEVMVTPNQDLLFANIEEAAKEDFVAKLAEFGHGTRRGKAYSKLRVLSGACVGLPTCRLSYTDSEQFEPELMDQLEDMGYGDVAESIGITGCERQCFRPGTKSIGWVGSGGDNYGLKLGGSEDGSTQGHWLTDGEKQYLSMVPREEVANVCAVLFDWWKTQKQGNNGSSERLGPFVHRMGFEAVITRFRDDPRTSALMDLRNPKAGFDPYVPASLLRA is encoded by the coding sequence ATGGCCCGCGTCAAAGAACCCCAGCCGCTGATCCCGACCCCGCAGGACCAGCTCTCCGCCGACGAGCACTTCAAGATCGAGAGCGCCGGCATGGTCGGCGTCCTGCCCGAGCGCTACCGCGACCACGAGACGATGGACCTGGAGAAGGAGGCCGAGTTCCTCTCCAAGAGCCACGGGCTGTACCTCGAGTACAACCGCGCGAAGACCGGCGTCGAGAAGGACTGGATGTACATGGTCCGCGTCACCGTGCCCGGCGGCGGGGCCTTCGACGCCCGGCAGTGGGCGATCCTCGACTCCGTCGCGGACAAGTACTGCGACCACAACCCCTACGGCGGCAACTCGCTGCGGCTGACCACCCGGCAGAACATCCAGTACCACTGGCTCCGCAAGCCGCAGGTGATGTCGCTGGTGCAGGACATCGCCAAGAGCGGCTTCTACACGCTCAACGGCTGCGGCGACAACGTCCGCAACGTCATGGGCTGCCCGCTGAGCAAGTTCGGGACGATCCCCGGCGCCAACGCGTTCGAGCTGTCGCACAGGTACGGCGACTACTTCCGCCTGCCCGCCGCCTCGCACATCCAGGTCTTCGCCGTCGACCCCAACGACATCAAGGACCCGGAGGTCCAGTACGACTACGGCAAGCAGCTGCTCAACCGCAAGTTCAAGATCGCTTTCTCCACCGTGCACCGCGACCCGCGGACCGGCGTGGTCACCGCGGACAACTGCACCGAGATCCGCACCAACGAGGTGGGCGTGGCCCCGGTCGTCGAGGGCACCGGCAGCGACGCGCGGGTCGTCGGCTACCAGGTCTACGTCGGCGGCGGCCAGGGCGAGAAGAAGGGCAAGCCCACCTTCGCCGCTCACGGCAAGGCGCTCGGCGTCTTCACGCCCGACCAGCTGATGCCCGGGCTCAAGGCGATCGTCGACGTCCACAAGCAGTGGGGCGACCGCAAGAACCGCGTGTGGGCTCGCCTCAAGTACGTGGTCTGGAAGCAGGGCATCGCGTGGTACCGCGAGCAGGTGAAGGCGGAGGGCGTGAGCTTCGACCCGCCCGACGAGTCGCTGCACCCCGGCGAGCGGATGCTGCACCACGGCTGGAACGAGCAGGAGAGCAACGGGCTCTGGGCCTACGGGGCCTACGTCGAGTGCGGCCGGCTGGCCGACGGGGCGTACATCGACAAGGCGAAGCTCGGCGACGCCCGCGAGGCCGCCCCGCACCTGGCCCCCAGCAACAGTCCCGACGCCGAGCCCACCGACGCCGCCGACGGGACGCTGCACGCCGGCTCGGGCTCCGCCCGGCTCAAGAGCATGGTCCCCGCCGTGCTCGACGCCTTCCCCGGCACCGAGGTGATGGTCACCCCCAACCAGGACCTGCTCTTCGCGAACATCGAGGAGGCCGCGAAGGAAGACTTCGTCGCGAAGCTGGCCGAGTTCGGCCACGGCACGCGCCGCGGGAAGGCGTACTCGAAGCTGCGTGTCCTCAGCGGCGCCTGCGTCGGCCTGCCGACCTGCCGGCTCTCCTACACCGACTCCGAGCAGTTCGAGCCCGAGCTGATGGACCAGCTCGAGGACATGGGCTACGGCGACGTCGCCGAGTCGATCGGCATCACCGGCTGCGAGCGGCAGTGCTTCCGCCCCGGCACCAAGTCGATCGGCTGGGTCGGCTCGGGCGGCGACAACTACGGCCTCAAGCTCGGCGGCAGCGAGGACGGCAGCACCCAGGGCCACTGGCTCACCGACGGCGAGAAGCAGTACCTCTCGATGGTCCCGCGTGAGGAAGTCGCCAACGTCTGCGCCGTCCTCTTCGACTGGTGGAAAACCCAGAAGCAGGGAAACAACGGCTCCAGCGAGCGCCTCGGCCCCTTCGTCCACCGAATGGGCTTCGAGGCCGTGATCACGCGATTCCGCGACGACCCGCGGACCTCCGCGCTGATGGACCTCCGCAACCCCAAAGCCGGCTTCGACCCCTACGTGCCCGCGTCGCTGCTGCGGGCCTGA
- a CDS encoding DOMON domain-containing protein, producing MPPTVAAAYLPDHPFAAEAAGPPPGRPVAAAAWAGVDTHPLSSPGGGGPPAEPGRVRFGWCAAGLLARFEFADAEVCTSASADNQLHYELGDTAEWFLKPADADHYWEFYATPHGHRTAMCWTGPDRSGDVPYEPLDGVRVASATTGDGWVSDLLVPAPLLCSRGDAWGPGSAWTTLAARYDHAAAGRPALSCFPRLPVADFHRTRDFAALTLQAASGERPGPASADPESPGSCVP from the coding sequence ATGCCGCCGACCGTCGCCGCCGCGTACCTGCCCGACCACCCGTTCGCCGCGGAGGCCGCAGGCCCGCCACCGGGCCGGCCGGTCGCCGCGGCCGCCTGGGCGGGGGTGGACACCCACCCTCTGTCGTCGCCGGGCGGCGGCGGGCCGCCCGCCGAGCCCGGCCGGGTCCGCTTCGGGTGGTGCGCAGCGGGCCTGCTCGCCCGCTTCGAGTTCGCCGACGCGGAGGTTTGCACCTCCGCCTCCGCCGACAACCAGCTGCACTACGAGCTCGGCGACACCGCCGAGTGGTTCCTGAAGCCGGCGGACGCGGACCACTACTGGGAGTTCTACGCCACCCCTCATGGCCACCGCACCGCCATGTGCTGGACCGGCCCCGACCGCTCCGGGGACGTGCCGTACGAGCCGCTGGACGGGGTCCGCGTCGCCAGCGCAACCACCGGGGACGGCTGGGTGTCGGACTTGCTCGTCCCCGCGCCGCTCCTCTGCTCCCGGGGCGACGCTTGGGGCCCCGGTTCCGCGTGGACCACGCTGGCCGCCCGCTACGACCACGCCGCCGCGGGCCGGCCGGCGCTGTCCTGCTTCCCCCGCCTGCCGGTCGCCGACTTCCACCGCACCCGCGACTTCGCGGCCCTGACGCTCCAAGCCGCCAGCGGCGAGCGTCCCGGCCCCGCGAGCGCGGACCCGGAATCGCCGGGATCCTGCGTGCCGTGA
- a CDS encoding small ribosomal subunit Rsm22 family protein, with the protein MRYELPIQLQDFLGAELLGVSRIGLRERAQRLSERYRAQSGSGSIVEPDDALAYAVVRMPGTFAATRAAAERAAEALPGFAPATLLDAGAGPGATTRACRAVWPSIRDATLLDHNPHLLAFAARSFSHGGDDAARTAAGRLPQALAVQQEADLVVAGYVLNELAPADRAETLDRLWSLTRGVLLLVEPGTSAGSARLLEDRARLIGLGARVVAPCSHAGRCPLLEHERWCHFAQRLPRSRAHRDVKGVDAAFEDEKYGYLAFSRGPAVPAPDAVGLRILATPRVTKGEVTMPVCTPDRPEQLVIRRHQKAAYKHAKKLAWGDAVQRP; encoded by the coding sequence ATGCGCTACGAGCTCCCGATCCAGCTTCAAGACTTTCTCGGGGCGGAGCTCTTGGGCGTCTCGCGGATCGGCCTGCGCGAGCGGGCGCAGCGTCTCTCCGAGCGGTACCGCGCCCAGAGCGGCAGCGGATCCATCGTCGAGCCCGACGACGCGCTCGCCTACGCCGTCGTGCGCATGCCCGGGACCTTCGCCGCCACCCGCGCCGCCGCCGAGCGTGCGGCCGAGGCGCTGCCGGGGTTTGCGCCCGCCACGCTGCTGGACGCGGGCGCCGGCCCCGGCGCCACCACCCGCGCCTGCCGCGCCGTGTGGCCGTCGATCCGCGACGCCACCCTCCTCGACCACAACCCTCACCTGCTCGCCTTCGCCGCGCGGTCCTTCTCGCACGGCGGAGACGACGCCGCCCGCACCGCCGCCGGCCGCCTCCCGCAGGCGCTCGCCGTTCAGCAGGAAGCCGACCTCGTCGTTGCCGGCTACGTGCTCAACGAGCTGGCCCCCGCCGACCGGGCCGAGACGCTCGACCGCTTGTGGTCGCTCACGCGCGGCGTGCTCCTGCTCGTCGAGCCCGGCACCTCCGCCGGCTCCGCCCGCCTGCTCGAGGACCGCGCCCGGCTGATCGGCCTCGGCGCCCGCGTCGTCGCCCCCTGCAGCCACGCGGGCCGCTGCCCGCTCTTGGAGCACGAGCGCTGGTGCCACTTCGCCCAGCGGCTGCCGCGGTCGAGAGCCCACCGGGACGTGAAGGGCGTCGATGCCGCCTTCGAAGACGAGAAGTACGGCTACCTCGCTTTCTCCCGCGGGCCCGCCGTTCCCGCCCCCGACGCCGTCGGCCTGCGGATCCTCGCCACCCCCCGCGTCACCAAGGGCGAGGTCACGATGCCCGTCTGCACGCCGGACCGACCGGAGCAGCTCGTCATCCGCCGCCACCAGAAAGCCGCGTACAAGCACGCGAAGAAGCTCGCCTGGGGCGACGCGGTGCAACGCCCCTGA